A genomic region of Arachis stenosperma cultivar V10309 chromosome 9, arast.V10309.gnm1.PFL2, whole genome shotgun sequence contains the following coding sequences:
- the LOC130951632 gene encoding cryptochrome-1 isoform X2, protein MGSNNKTIVWFRRDLRIEDNPALAAAARDGSVLPVYIWCPKEEGQFYPGRVSRWWLKQSLAHLYQSLKSLGAELVLIKTHSTLDALLECVNAVQATKVVFNHLYDPVSLVRDHNIKEKLVESGISVQSYNGDLLYEPWEVYDDRGHAFTTFDPFWKKCLHMQMKSVSLISPWQLTPAEGKLGKCSIEELGLEDELEKPSNALLGRAWSPGWCNADKALTEFVEQHLIHYSKSRLKLGGDSTSLLSPYLHFGELSVRKVFQLARRKQILWSNEGNIAGEESVTLFLRAIGLREYSRYLCFNFPFTHERALLGHLKFFPWNADPANFKTWRQGRTGFPLVDAGMRELWATGWIHNRIRVIVSSFAVKMLLLPWKWGMKYFWDTLLDADLECDILGWQYISGSLPDGHELERLDDPEIQGAKFDPEGEYVRQWLPELARMPTEWIHHPWDAPLTVLRASGVELGQNYPKPIIDVDLAREKLTEAIFKMWEAEASAKSVGSEARNEVVVDNSSNVKNLDIPNVVLKGKSPCATVSANDQMVPAFQDPKIEPPVGKRPKYMEEARQNEDHSQNHNKETGVSGVDQEMCSTAESSCKKQCTSSTYSFSVPQQCSSSSNLKWPWQDQIDMDQSSSKDGAV, encoded by the exons ATGGGTAGCAACAACAAAAccattgtttggtttagaaggGACCTTAGAATAGAGGACAACCCTGCATTAGCTGCTGCTGCAAGGGATGGTTCTGTACTTCCTGTATACATATGGTGTCCTAAAGAGGAAGGGCAATTCTATCCAGGCCGAGTTTCGAGGTGGTGGTTGAAGCAGTCACTCGCTCACTTGTATCAGTCACTGAAATCTCTTGGAGCTGAACTTGTGCTGATCAAGACTCATAGTACTCTTGATGCACTTTTGGAGTGTGTGAATGCTGTCCAAGCAACAAAAGTAGTGTTTAACCATTTGTATG ATCCAGTTTCACTTGTTCGCGATCACAACATCAAAGAAAAACTAGTGGAGTCTGGCATATCGGTTCAAAGCTACAACGGGGATCTGTTGTACGAACCATGGGAAGTATATGATGATCGTGGACATGCTTTTACAACCTTTGATCCTTTTTGGAAGAAATGCTTGCACATGCAAATGAAATCTGTTTCCCTTATTTCTCCTTGGCAATTAACTCCTGCTGAAG GAAAGCTTGGGAAATGTTCAATTGAAGAACTAGGTCTTGAAGACGAATTAGAAAAGCCTAGCAATGCACTACTCGGTCGAGCATGGTCTCCGGGTTGGTGCAATGCCGACAAGGCCTTGACAGAGTTTGTGGAGCAGCACCTAATTCACTATTCCAAGAGTAGGCTGAAGCTTGGTGGAGACTCCACCTCGCTCTTGTCCCCATATCTCCACTTTGGAGAATTGAGTGTAAGAAAGGTATTTCAGTTAGCACGCAGGAAACAGATATTATGGTCCAATGAAGGAAACATCGCCGGCGAAGAGAGTGTAACTCTTTTCCTCAGGGCAATTGGACTTAGAGAGTACTCACGCTATCTTTGTTTCAATTTCCCATTCACCCATGAGAGAGCACTTCTAGGACACTTGAAGTTTTTCCCTTGGAATGCTGATCCGGCTAACTTTAAGACTTGGAGACAAGGGAGGACTGGATTTCCATTAGTTGATGCCGGAATGAGAGAACTCTGGGCGACAGGATGGATACACAATAGAATAAGAGTAATAGTTTCTAGTTTTGCTGTGAAAATGTTGCTTCTACCGTGGAAATGGGGAATGAAATACTTCTGGGACACACTTCTGGATGCGGACCTTGAATGTGATATCTTGGGCTGGCAGTATATATCAGGAAGCTTACCGGATGGTCATGAGCTTGAGCGGTTGGATGATCCTGAG ATTCAAGGGGCTAAATTTGATCCGGAAGGTGAATATGTGCGGCAATGGCTACCAGAGTTGGCAAGAATGCCAACTGAGTGGATCCATCACCCTTGGGATGCGCCACTAACTGTGCTTAGAGCATCGGGAGTTGAACTGGGTCAAAATTATCCGAAGCCAATAATTGATGTAGATTTAGCCAGAGAAAAACTCACTGAAGCGATATTCAAGATGTGGGAAGCTGAGGCATCCGCAAAATCCGTTGGCTCGGAAGCAAGGAATGAAGTTGTTGTTGATAACTCGAGCAATGTCAAAAATTTGGACATTCCAAATGTTGTCTTGAAGGGTAAGAGTCCATGTGCCACGGTTTCAGCTAATGATCAGATGGTTCCGGCATTTCAGGATCCCAAGATCGAACCACCTGTTGGGAAAAGACCAAAGTACATGGAGGAGGCAAGACAGAATGAAGATCATTCACAAAACCATAACAAAGAGACCGGGGTGTCGGGCGTTGACCAAGAGATGTGCTCAACAGCTGAATCCTCATGCAAGAAGCAGTGTACAAGCAGCACGTATTCGTTTTCCGTTCCACAACAGTGTTCTTCATCTTCTAACTTAAAGTGGCCATGGCAAGATCAGATTGACATGGATCAGAGTTCAAGCAAAGATG GAGCTGTGTGA
- the LOC130951632 gene encoding cryptochrome-1 isoform X1: MGSNNKTIVWFRRDLRIEDNPALAAAARDGSVLPVYIWCPKEEGQFYPGRVSRWWLKQSLAHLYQSLKSLGAELVLIKTHSTLDALLECVNAVQATKVVFNHLYDPVSLVRDHNIKEKLVESGISVQSYNGDLLYEPWEVYDDRGHAFTTFDPFWKKCLHMQMKSVSLISPWQLTPAEGKLGKCSIEELGLEDELEKPSNALLGRAWSPGWCNADKALTEFVEQHLIHYSKSRLKLGGDSTSLLSPYLHFGELSVRKVFQLARRKQILWSNEGNIAGEESVTLFLRAIGLREYSRYLCFNFPFTHERALLGHLKFFPWNADPANFKTWRQGRTGFPLVDAGMRELWATGWIHNRIRVIVSSFAVKMLLLPWKWGMKYFWDTLLDADLECDILGWQYISGSLPDGHELERLDDPEIQGAKFDPEGEYVRQWLPELARMPTEWIHHPWDAPLTVLRASGVELGQNYPKPIIDVDLAREKLTEAIFKMWEAEASAKSVGSEARNEVVVDNSSNVKNLDIPNVVLKGKSPCATVSANDQMVPAFQDPKIEPPVGKRPKYMEEARQNEDHSQNHNKETGVSGVDQEMCSTAESSCKKQCTSSTYSFSVPQQCSSSSNLKWPWQDQIDMDQSSSKDGEYTDFSKDERK, encoded by the exons ATGGGTAGCAACAACAAAAccattgtttggtttagaaggGACCTTAGAATAGAGGACAACCCTGCATTAGCTGCTGCTGCAAGGGATGGTTCTGTACTTCCTGTATACATATGGTGTCCTAAAGAGGAAGGGCAATTCTATCCAGGCCGAGTTTCGAGGTGGTGGTTGAAGCAGTCACTCGCTCACTTGTATCAGTCACTGAAATCTCTTGGAGCTGAACTTGTGCTGATCAAGACTCATAGTACTCTTGATGCACTTTTGGAGTGTGTGAATGCTGTCCAAGCAACAAAAGTAGTGTTTAACCATTTGTATG ATCCAGTTTCACTTGTTCGCGATCACAACATCAAAGAAAAACTAGTGGAGTCTGGCATATCGGTTCAAAGCTACAACGGGGATCTGTTGTACGAACCATGGGAAGTATATGATGATCGTGGACATGCTTTTACAACCTTTGATCCTTTTTGGAAGAAATGCTTGCACATGCAAATGAAATCTGTTTCCCTTATTTCTCCTTGGCAATTAACTCCTGCTGAAG GAAAGCTTGGGAAATGTTCAATTGAAGAACTAGGTCTTGAAGACGAATTAGAAAAGCCTAGCAATGCACTACTCGGTCGAGCATGGTCTCCGGGTTGGTGCAATGCCGACAAGGCCTTGACAGAGTTTGTGGAGCAGCACCTAATTCACTATTCCAAGAGTAGGCTGAAGCTTGGTGGAGACTCCACCTCGCTCTTGTCCCCATATCTCCACTTTGGAGAATTGAGTGTAAGAAAGGTATTTCAGTTAGCACGCAGGAAACAGATATTATGGTCCAATGAAGGAAACATCGCCGGCGAAGAGAGTGTAACTCTTTTCCTCAGGGCAATTGGACTTAGAGAGTACTCACGCTATCTTTGTTTCAATTTCCCATTCACCCATGAGAGAGCACTTCTAGGACACTTGAAGTTTTTCCCTTGGAATGCTGATCCGGCTAACTTTAAGACTTGGAGACAAGGGAGGACTGGATTTCCATTAGTTGATGCCGGAATGAGAGAACTCTGGGCGACAGGATGGATACACAATAGAATAAGAGTAATAGTTTCTAGTTTTGCTGTGAAAATGTTGCTTCTACCGTGGAAATGGGGAATGAAATACTTCTGGGACACACTTCTGGATGCGGACCTTGAATGTGATATCTTGGGCTGGCAGTATATATCAGGAAGCTTACCGGATGGTCATGAGCTTGAGCGGTTGGATGATCCTGAG ATTCAAGGGGCTAAATTTGATCCGGAAGGTGAATATGTGCGGCAATGGCTACCAGAGTTGGCAAGAATGCCAACTGAGTGGATCCATCACCCTTGGGATGCGCCACTAACTGTGCTTAGAGCATCGGGAGTTGAACTGGGTCAAAATTATCCGAAGCCAATAATTGATGTAGATTTAGCCAGAGAAAAACTCACTGAAGCGATATTCAAGATGTGGGAAGCTGAGGCATCCGCAAAATCCGTTGGCTCGGAAGCAAGGAATGAAGTTGTTGTTGATAACTCGAGCAATGTCAAAAATTTGGACATTCCAAATGTTGTCTTGAAGGGTAAGAGTCCATGTGCCACGGTTTCAGCTAATGATCAGATGGTTCCGGCATTTCAGGATCCCAAGATCGAACCACCTGTTGGGAAAAGACCAAAGTACATGGAGGAGGCAAGACAGAATGAAGATCATTCACAAAACCATAACAAAGAGACCGGGGTGTCGGGCGTTGACCAAGAGATGTGCTCAACAGCTGAATCCTCATGCAAGAAGCAGTGTACAAGCAGCACGTATTCGTTTTCCGTTCCACAACAGTGTTCTTCATCTTCTAACTTAAAGTGGCCATGGCAAGATCAGATTGACATGGATCAGAGTTCAAGCAAAGATGGTGAGTATACTGATTTTTCCAAGGATGAAAGGAAATGA